One window of Quercus robur chromosome 12, dhQueRobu3.1, whole genome shotgun sequence genomic DNA carries:
- the LOC126709203 gene encoding GPN-loop GTPase QQT1: MVFGQVVIGPPGSGKTTYCNGMSQFLKLIGRKVAIINLDPANDSLPYECAVNIEDLIKLSDVMTEHSLGPNGGLVYCMDYLEKNIDWLQSKLEPLLKDHYLLFDFPGQVELFFLHSNAKTVIMKLIKKLNLRLTAVHLVDAHLCSDPGKYVSALLLTLSTMLHLELPHINVLSKIDLIENYGKLAFNLDFYTDVEDLSYLQHHLDQDPRSAKYRKLTKELCDVIEDFSLVNFSTLDIQDKESVGNLVKLIDKTNGYIFSGIEASAVEFSKIAVGPLDWDYYRVAAVQEKYIKDDENFD; this comes from the exons aTGGTGTTTGGGCAGGTGGTGATTGGTCCACCAGGATCAGGGAAAACCACTTACTGCAACGGCATGTCTCAGTTTCTCAAACTTATCGGAAg GAAGGTTGCTATTATCAATTTGGATCCTGCTAATGACTCTTTGCC GTACGAATGCGCTGTGAACATTGAGGATCTTATAAAACTAAGTGATGTAATGACAGAGCATTCTCTTGGTCCGAATGGAG GCCTTGTGTACTGTATGGATTATCTGGAGAAAAATATTGATTGGCTGCAATCAAAATTGGAACCCCTCCTCAAAG ATCACTATCTTCTCTTTGATTTTCCCGGCCAGGTTGaactattttttcttcactCCAATGCCAAGACAGTCATCATGAAACTCATAAAGAAATTGAATCTTAGG CTGACTGCAGTTCATTTAGTTGATGCCCATCTTTGCAGTGACCCTGGGAAGTATGTTAGCGCATTGCTTCTCACTTTGTCAACCATGCTACATCTAGAACTCCCACACATTAATGTCTTATCCAAGATTGATTTAATTGAGAACTATGGAAAGCTAG CTTTCAATCTTGATTTTTATACCGATGTGGAAGATTTATCTTATTTACAACACCATCTTGATCAGGATCCTCGCTCTGCCAAATACAG GAAACTCACTAAGGAGCTATGTGATGTGATAGAAGACTTCAGTCTTGTCAATTTTTCGACCTTAGATATTCAG GATAAAGAGAGTGTAGGGAATCTTGTGAAGCTGATAGACAAGACCAATGGATACATTTTTTCTGGCATAGAAGCAAGTGCTGTTGAATTTAGCAAGATTGCAGTGGGTCCTCTTGATTGGGATTACTACAG